In Paenibacillus sp., the genomic stretch TATGTCTCCTTAGCCCGTATTCCGGAGCCCCGCGGCAATGCCGTTGATCGTGAGCAACACTTCCCTAAGCAGCTCGGCATCGTCCTCGTTGCGGTCCCGTTTGTCCCGAAGCTCGCGCAGCAGGCGAACCTGCAAGTAGCTGAGGGGATCGACGTACGGATTCCGCAGCCGGATCGACTCTTGAATGATCGGCACGTTATCGAGAATCTCTTCTTGTCCCGTAATTTGCAAAATCAAATCCGACGTCAGCTTATACTCGTTCTCGATTTCCGTGAAAATGCGCTCGCGTACCGTATCGTCCTTGATCATGCCGGCGTATTCGCGGGAGATCAGCAGGTCTGCTTTCGCCAGCGCCATCTGCAGGTTGTCGATGAGGCCTTTGAAGAACGACCATTTCGCATACATCTCCTGCAGAATCGGCATCCGGTCCGGTCCGGCGTCGAGGAACGACTTGAGGCCCGTGCCCGCGCCGTACCACGCCGGGAACAAGTACCGGCTTTGCGTCCACGCGAACACCCAAGGGATGGCGCGCAAATCTTCGAACCGGTCGCTGTTCTTCCGCTTGGACGGACGAGAGCCGATGTTGAGCTCGCCGATTTCCGGCAGCGGCGTCGACTCGCGGAAGAACTTCAAGAAGTCCGGATCCCGGAAGACAAGGTCCTGATACTTCCGCTGCGCCACTTCCGACATCGACCTCATGTATGTTTCATACGTATGCTCTTCGAGCGTGCTTTGCGGGTTGCGCGCCGCGACGGCCGCCGTCAGCAACGCCGACGCCGCCTGCTCGAGGCTCCGGTACGCGATGCCCTGCAGCGAATACCGCGAGGAGAGCACCTCGCCCTGCTCGGTGATTTTGATGCCGCCTCCGAGCGTATGCGGCGGCTGAGCGAGGATGCTGCGGTTGAGCGGCATCCCGCCTCGTCCGAGCGCCCCGCCTCGGCCGTGGAAAAACTTCAGCTTCACGCCGTGCTCGTTCGCCGCGTCCGTGATCGACTGCAGCGCCACCCGCAGCTCCCAGTTGGCGGTCAGCACGCCGCCGTCCTTGTTGCTGTCGGAATAGCCGAGCATAATTTCCTGAATGCCGTCCAGCGCGTCGATGCTCTGGCGATACGTCGGCACCTTGAACAGCGCGCGCATGATGTCAGGCGCCGCGTGCAAGTCTTCGATCGTTTCGAACAGCGGCACCGACTGGAACGACGCATGCACCGTGCCGTCCGGACGCTTCGTGAAGAGGCCGGCTTCCTTCCCGAGCACCAACACCTCGAGAATGTCGCTCGCGCCCTGCGTCATCGAGATCAGGTAGGTTCGCACCGCGCGCGGACCGAATTCCTCTTGCGCGCGCCGAATCGTGCGCACGACGTCCAAGCATTCCTGCGTGCCTTCGGAATAATTGTAGTATTCCGACGTGAGCGGGCGCGGGTCTTCCAGCAGCTTGATGAGCAGTTCGACCTTCGCTTCCTCCGACAACGACGCATAGTCGTCGACGATCCCCAATTTCGCCAAAATCTCTTGCATCGCCGATTCGTGCTCTTTGCTGTGCTGGCGCACATCGAGAGCGGCCAAATGGAAGCCGAACAATTCGACCTGACGAATGAGCTTCGCGACGTACGTATCCGCCGACACATCGGCGTAATGGCCGCGCAGGCTGCGCTCGATGATATGCAGGTCCGCGAGGAATGCTTCCGGCGACTCGTACTTGCCCTGCGCCTTCTGTACGCCGCGGCGCGTGTTCTGGATGCGCTGAATCATGTACGTCAGCTTCACCCGGTACGGCTCGGCTTCGTTCCGCCAAATGCCCTCGGAAGCGGAGCCCATCTCCGCGCGATCTTTCTCGATCGACTTCACCAGCTCGTCCGACACGGTCACCAGCGTCGAGCTGAAGCTGAGCAATCGGATGCCTTCCTTCAGCGCTTCTTCGTATTTCCGCAGCGCCTGCTGGCGGTGCAGCAACAGCGTCTCCCACGTCACGTTCGCCCGAACGGACGGATTACCGTCGCGGTCGCCGCCGATCCAGGAACCGAAGCGGAGGAACGTCGGGACGTGCCATTTCGCGCCCGGGTAATATTTGTTGAGGCAGCGCTCCATCTCCTCGTACACTTCCGGAATGACGTCGAACAGCGTCTCGTCGAAGTAGTACAGGCCGTTGCGCACCTCGTCGATGACGGTCGGCTTCCGGTCGCGCAGCTCGTTCGTCTGCCACAGCGTCAGCACTTCGCTGAGCAGTTTCTCGCGAAGCCGTTCGCGCTCGCGATGCGTCAGCGTCGGATTGTCGAGCTGCATCATTTCGTCGGCGATCCGCTTATGGATGTCGAGGATCGCGCGGCGCAT encodes the following:
- the ppc gene encoding phosphoenolpyruvate carboxylase, which encodes MTETTAAQAAPLSSHQLLRRDVRFLGNILGEVLVHQGGNELLGIVERIREMSKTLRASYIPEIYEEFKSIIATLDPQVRRSVIRAFAVYFQLVNIAEQNHRIRRKRDYERSSGEVAQPGSIESIVSELKGRGVDAEDIQDILQGISLELVMTAHPTEAMRRAILDIHKRIADEMMQLDNPTLTHRERERLREKLLSEVLTLWQTNELRDRKPTVIDEVRNGLYYFDETLFDVIPEVYEEMERCLNKYYPGAKWHVPTFLRFGSWIGGDRDGNPSVRANVTWETLLLHRQQALRKYEEALKEGIRLLSFSSTLVTVSDELVKSIEKDRAEMGSASEGIWRNEAEPYRVKLTYMIQRIQNTRRGVQKAQGKYESPEAFLADLHIIERSLRGHYADVSADTYVAKLIRQVELFGFHLAALDVRQHSKEHESAMQEILAKLGIVDDYASLSEEAKVELLIKLLEDPRPLTSEYYNYSEGTQECLDVVRTIRRAQEEFGPRAVRTYLISMTQGASDILEVLVLGKEAGLFTKRPDGTVHASFQSVPLFETIEDLHAAPDIMRALFKVPTYRQSIDALDGIQEIMLGYSDSNKDGGVLTANWELRVALQSITDAANEHGVKLKFFHGRGGALGRGGMPLNRSILAQPPHTLGGGIKITEQGEVLSSRYSLQGIAYRSLEQAASALLTAAVAARNPQSTLEEHTYETYMRSMSEVAQRKYQDLVFRDPDFLKFFRESTPLPEIGELNIGSRPSKRKNSDRFEDLRAIPWVFAWTQSRYLFPAWYGAGTGLKSFLDAGPDRMPILQEMYAKWSFFKGLIDNLQMALAKADLLISREYAGMIKDDTVRERIFTEIENEYKLTSDLILQITGQEEILDNVPIIQESIRLRNPYVDPLSYLQVRLLRELRDKRDRNEDDAELLREVLLTINGIAAGLRNTG